The DNA window TCAAGTCGAAGAGCGCGCGAAACGCCCCTTCACCGGCATCCTCCCAATCGGCCTTCGCGGCGAACTCGAGCAGCACCTCGCGTGGCGGACCGATGTCGACCTCGATCTTCCGCCACAGCACCTGCGCGAGATTGTAGCTCAACTCGAAGCTGTCCCCTTGCAGGTTCCATGACTCACCGGTCCAGAACTGCTGGATGGTGTGTTCATTCCAGTGGTCCTCATGCTTCCCATACATCTCCGCATCGAGGTGAAACACCTGTGTGCCGCAAACCCACTCTTCCATCCGCATCGCGAGAGCCTCGTTGAGCCACGTCGGGATCGGGAGGTGGGTGACGCATGCATGCGTCAACTCGTGGACGAAGACGGTCCGATAGGACGAGTAGTCGGTTGCCGGCAGCGCGAAGTGGACATAGCCCGCGCCACTCAGACAAACCCCTCCCGACATCGGATGCTCGCCGTCGGGATAGAAGGGATCGATGTAGTCATAGTAGTCGGCGAGCTTGCCGAAAATGAACACCACGTGCTTCCCGTAGCCGTCATCGGACGTCACACCGTGAAGGCTTCCGAGGATCCGTTTCAGGGCTTCCTCGAGGAACTCCTTGGCACCCCGGACCACGTGATCCGGAGCCTCGGTGACCAGCAGGAAGTTCGGCGTCTCGTGGACTTGGTAGCCACCACCCAGTCCGGAGCGGATCCGGTTGACCCACTGGTGCGAGACGTCCATCCACGCATCGCTTCTCTCTGACTCCGGAAGCTTCTCCTCGATGATCTCGCCGATCGCCTCCCAGTCGGGGTAGCAGAAGCGCCCCCCGACGTGGAGGTGTTCGGTGAGATCCGGGAGAGTGGTCATCCGGGGCCGGTTTTCAGTAGTTCGGTTCCTTGACCTCGGCGGTCACGGCGGCGGCGAGGACGGATGCCTTCTTGCCCTCGCCGGTGGCGCGGTAGTTCGGCACGATCCGGTGACCGAGCACGGCCGGCGCGACGGCCCGGATGTCCGAGCAGGCCGGTGCGGCACGGCCGTTGAGGAGCGCCATCGCTTTCGCCCCGAGGACGAGGTACTGCGAAGCTCGCGGTCCGGCGCCCCACTCGAGGTAGTCCTTGGCGACCTGCGATGCCGTGCTTTCCGCCGGACGGGTCGCCATCGCGAGGTCGACGGCGTAGCCGAGCACGTGGTCGGCCACCGGCATCGCCCGGACGAGCTTCTGCAGCGCCCGGACTTCCTCCGGACCGACCACCGCGTTGAGCGTGGGAAAGTCTCCGATCGTCGTCCGCCGGACGATCTCGATCTCCTCGTCGCGGTCGGGGTAGCCGAGGTCGAGCGAGAACATGAAACGGTCGAGTTGGGCCTCGGGCAGCGGGTAGGTCCCCTCGTGCTCGATCGGGTTCTGGGTCGCCACCACCAGGAACGGATCGGGCAGCGCCCGGGTCTCGCCGGCGATCGTCACGCGGCGTTCCTGCATCGCCTCCAGCAGCGCGGCCTGCGTCTTCGGCGGCGTCCGGTTGATTTCATCGGCCAGCACCAGATTGGCGAAGATCGGGCCCTTCCGATACTCGAACTCCATTCGGCCCTGGACCTCGTGGATGACCTCCGATCCGAGGATGTCGGACGGCATCAGGTCGGGCGTGAACTGGATCCGGCTGAAGTCGAGGCCGAGGACCTTGGCGATCGACTGGACCAGAAGGGTCTTTGCCAGCCCGGGGACGCCGACCAACAGGCAGTGGCCGTTGGCAAATAGCGAGCCGACCAGCGCGGCGACGATGGCGTCCTGGCCGACAATCGCCCGTGAGAGCTCGGTGGAGATGCGTTGCGCGGCCTCGCGGGCGGCGTCGACGGACGGGGCGGTGGCTTCCTGGGACATGGGGATCGGAGAATGAAAAAGTCTGACGGTCTAAAACCCCTGAAGCGTCGCCGGTGTTAGGAAAATGATAAAAAGGAGGCGAAGTTGGAATTCACAGAGGCTTCACGGAGCCCTCACCTGCAGGCGCCGTGCCGGGATCAGAGCACAAAAAAAACACCGGCCTCCTTGGGAAGGCCGGTGCTTGAAAATCGTTGGGATCGGAGAGACCGCTTACTTGGAGTATTCCACGGCGGCTGGCATCTCCTGGAACTGCGGAAGTTCGCGGAGGGCCGGTGCGGCAGGTTCGCCGGTGCAGCAGCAGGAGGCGCTGATCAGGGCGATGGCGGAAGCGCTAAGAGCGGCAAGAAATCGGATCATCATTGGTTTTTGGTGACGTTGACTGCGAATGCTGTCGAAAATACGGGGCGGACTGTCAAGCAGTCCGCCCCGGTTTTAAGTCATTGTTTCTCTCCCGGCGGTCAGCCGGAGGAGTCCGAAATCCTTACTTGGCAGGAGCCACGTAGGTCGGAGCAGCAGGAGCCGGAGCGCTCTCGCAGCAGGAAGTGGCGAGGAAAGTACCGGCGGCTGCAGCGGCAAGGAGGGCGATCTTCACGATTTTCATGATCTGAGTAGGTCAGGTAGTTCGATGTTTGGGTGGAGCTGCCGACTGGCAACAACGCGCCCACTCTAACGACCCGACCCGACCGCGCAAGGTAAAAGCCGGGGCGGCAAATCCGGCGTTCAACCCTCGAATTGATGGACCGCGAATGAACGCGAATTCACATGAATGAACGGGAAATCTCTCCCAACCAAGGGCCATGCCGGTCCGATTCTTACGGTCCCCGGGCTTCACAGCCCCATCCGATCGGATTCCCTTCGCCGGTATCGGAATTCGCGTCCATTGGCGTCCATTCGCGGTTCAAAAATCACACGCAGGCGACCCTCCGCACCCGGAGTCATGGGAAACGCACGACAGGATTGCCAGCCGCGCATCGGGCCCTACACTGCCCGCCCCTTCCGATTCCATGAGCGAACCCAAGAACCTCGCGATCGTCGGCGCCACCGGTGCGGTGGGCGAAGAGATGCGCCTGTGCCTCGAGCAGCGCGACTTCCCGGTCAAGTCGCTGACCCTGCTCGCTTCCGCCCGCTCGGCCGGCAAACGCTTCCCCTTCCGCGGCGAAGAGATCGAGGTCAAGGAACTCACCCACGACTCGTTCGAGGGGATCGATATCGCGCTGTTTTCCGCCGGCGGCGGGATCTCGAAGGAATTCGGGCCCTCGGCGGCCGCGGCCGGCTGCGTGGTGATCGACAACTCGTCGGCTTTCCGGATGGACGAGGACGTGCCGCTGGTCGTCCCGGAAATCAATCCGGACACCGCCCGCACCGCCCCGCGCGGGATCATCGCCAACCCGAACTGCTCGACCATCATCGCGCTGATGGGGCTGGCCCCGCTTCACGAAGCCTTCGGTCTCCGCTCGATCATCGCCTCGACCTACCAAGCCGTGTCGGGCTCGGGCGCGCAGGGAATCGTCGAGCTTGAGGAGCAGGTCAATGCGATCGCCACCGGCGGCACTTTCGAACCCAAGGTCTACCCGCGCCAGATCGCCTTCAACGTGATCCCCCAGGTCGACGCCTTCACCGACAACGGCTACACCAAGGAGGAGCTGAAGATGCTCAACGAGGGCCGCAAAATCCTCGGTCTCCCGGAATTGAAAGTCTCGTGCACCTGCGTGCGCGTGCCGGTCTACCGTTCGCACTCGATCTCGATCACCGCCCAGTTCGAACGACCGGTCGATGTCGACGCGGCACGAGCCGCCTACGCCGGAAAGGCTGGAGTCGCAGTGAAGGACGATCCGGCCAACGGACAGTTCCCTGTTCCACTCGACACCACCGGTCAGGACGACTGCCTCGTCGGACGCATCCGCAAGAACCTCGTCTTCAAGAACGCGCTCGACCTGTGGGTCGTCGGTGACCAGGTCCGCAAGGGAGCGGCCCTCAATGCCGTGCAGATCGCCGAGCTGCTCTGACCCGGAACCGCCCGGACTCCCCGTTCGGCCCACCTGAATTCCTCCTTGGCGACCTTGGCGTCTTGGCGGTGAATCCCCCATCCTCATGGACGACCTCAAGCAATACCTGACCGACCGCGCCGCGGAGGTGGATGCGGCCCTCGATGCCTTCCTGCCGAAGGCGAGGCAACGGCCGGCCACGGTGCACGAGGCGATGCGCTACAGCCTGTTCGCCGGCGGCAAGCGCTTGCGTCCCGTCCTTTGCCTCGCGGCCGCCGAAGCCTGCGGGGGCGATCCGGATGCCGCGTTGCCCTCGGCCTGCGCGGTCGAACTGATGCACACCTACTCGCTGGTCCATGACGACCTGCCGTGCATGGACGACGACGACCTGCGGCGCGGCCGGCCGACCTGCCACAAGGTTTATGGCGACGGCATGGCGGTGCTGACCGGTGACGCACTCCTTACCGAGGCATTCCTGGTGCTGTCCGAGTCGTCACCGACCCGGCGCTATCCGCTGGCGGCCTTCGTCGCCGAGCTCGCGATCACCGGAGGTTCGACGAAACTGATCGGGGGCCAGGTCATGGACCTCGAGGGTGAGGGCAAGGACCTGACCAAGGCGCAGTTGGTGAAGATCCACGAAGCCAAGACGGCGGCGCTTCTGACGACCAGCATCCGGCTCGGCGCGATGAGCGCCAACGCCACCGATGGGAAACTCGAGTCGCTTTCCACCTTCGGTCACGCCCTCGGGCTCGCGTTCCAGGTCATCGACGACATCCTCGACGTCACGCAGACCACCGAGAAGCTCGGCAAGACCGCCGGCAAGGACGAGGCCGTGGCCAAGGCGACCTACCCGGCCATCCTCGGGCTCGACAAGGCCCGCAAGGAAGCCCACCGCCTGACCAAGAAGGCGATGTCGGCCCTTGAACCCTTCGGCAGGAAGGCACACCGGCTTCGCCAGATCGCCGAGTATCTTCTGGAGCGAGATTACTGACTTCCGAGCGAGCTCGCGGAGCCGAGGGAAGCCGGCTGCATGAGGAGTATAACAGGCGCGCCGCTCCAATTCCCCCCAGGCTTTCCCCTTGCGGGCAACAAGCGTCGGCGACGAAGCTCGGCGCGTGAAATGCGCTCACTGCGGAGGCCGGCTTGAAGGCAACCTGACGATCTGTCCGTTCTGCAACACACGGCAGGATGTCGACCTTCAGCAGATCCATTTCCGCGACCTCGGTAACGACGGATCCCTGCCCTGTCCGGGATGTGAATCGACCCTGAGCGTGATCGAGTTCGACGCCGATCCGAAGATCCGCATCGAGCGCTGCGAGTCCTGCCTCGGCCTGTTCTTCAATCCGGGTGAACTCGAGGCTCTGTTGGAAGCGAAAACCAATCCGCTGGTCTGGCTCGACCGCCAGCGGCTTTCGGAGATCTCGGAGAACTTCGGCTACAACCACGAGGTCATCTACCTGCGCTGCCCGATGTGCCGGGAAATGATGAGCCACCTCAACTTCGGCGGCCAGAGCGGGGTCATCCTCGACCGTTGCGGGACCCATGGCGTGTGGGTCGAAGGTGGTGAGCTGAGGCGGATGCTCGAATGGTGGCGAGCGGGAGGAAAGCACCTCCACCAGGCACACGAAACCCGCAAGGCGGAGCGACTGAAGTCGGTCGATATCCAGAGACAGCGGGCAAGACGCGCCTCGCGCAACTTCCCGCCGGACTCCGGTGCCGATCTGCCCGACGGCGACTACATGAGCCCGGGCGAGGCGATCGTCGACACGCTCAAGGACGTGCTGGCGTGGTTTGCCGACTAACGTGGGTTTCAGCCGAGGCGCCGCGACATGTAATGGGCCACGGCTTCGGTACGGGAGCGGACATGCATCTTGGTGTAGATGTTCTTCAGGTGGCTGCGGACGGTCTCGATCCCGATGCCAAGATGGTCGGCGATCTCCTTGTTCGAATAACCCTTGGTCAGCAGCACGAGCGTTTCCTCCTCGCGATGGGTGAGGGCCACCGAGGGATCGGAGAGTCCGGATTTCTTCCGGAAAGAGGCGACCACGTGGCGGGCGATTTCGCTGGTCATCGGCGCTCCTCCGTTGAGCACGTCCAGCAAAGCCGCTCGGAGATCGGCCGGCTTCGTCCGTTTCAACAGATAGCCATCCGCGCCGGACTCCAGCGCGAGGAAGAGGATCTCGTCCTCGTCGGACGCCGTCAGCATCACGATCGGGATGTCCGGCTTCATCGCCTTCAGGCGCGCGGTGCACTCGATGCCCGACATCCTCGGCAGGAATACATCCATCAGCACCACGTCCGGCAAGTTCTCGGGGATCATCCGGAGGGCGTCCTCGGCAGACGCACAGACACAGGTGCATTCGAAGTCGGGGAATGACGAGATCAACCGCCTCCAACTCTCCCGGGTGTCGAGTTGGTCTTCCACCAGCGCCACCCGGATGCACGTCGCCCCTTTTCTCTCCTGCATCGCTTCTTCACTCATGACTTCACTCCCTCGGATCTTGGTTTTCCCGCTAGCGCGGATGGGGTGACCGCGGCCACCAGCGTGCCGGATCTCGCCGGCGCGCGACCGCGTACGCCGGCCTTCGGGATCGGCACCTCGAACTCGACGCGGCATCCCTCTCCTGGACGGGAATCGATCCGACACACTCCGCCGACCTCTTCCATCCGCTCCCGCATGTTGCGGAGCCCGTTGCGCAGCGGATCCGCCGATTCCGTTTCAAAGCCCTTGCCATCGTCCTCGATCACCACCGACAGGATCGGCCCCCGGACGTGGATCCGGAGGAAAAGCTCGGAGGCACCCGAGTATTTCGCGGCATTGTTGACCGCTTCCTTCACGCCCAGCAGCAGACTTCTCCTCAAGGGAAGATCGAGAGGCACATCCGGCAGGTCGCCATCCACATCGAGCCGGCACCGGAGCTCGAGCGCCTCGAGAAACCGCTGCGTCTGCTTGCAGGCATAGTTGGCGAAGTCCCGCAACGTATCGCGCCGGGAATTCACCATCCACACGACTTCATCCATCGCGCCGGAGACCGCCCGTGCCTTTTCGCACAACGCCTCGAGCCGCGGCCGCGCCAGCGAGTCGGTCGGCAATTCCGTCTGGATGACCTCGCCTTCGAGCGCGAGTTCGGTCAGACGCGCACCCAACTCGTCGTGGATGTCCCGCGCGATCCGGTCGCGCTCGCGGTTCAGCAGCTCCTGTGCGTTCGTGTGCAGCGAAATGCGGGCCATCAGGCGAAGACAGAGAAACACCGCAAACGCCACCGCACACCACAGCAGCGCCTGGAACCAACCATACTGCCAGAAGCGGATGTCCACGGGCGGAGCCACATTCACCTTCACCAGCATCGTCGGCACCCGCTTCAGCCATTGGTCGGAGCGGGGAAGGTCGGAGCTGACCTCGATCGCATGCCCCCAGCCCGGCGGCGCCTCCCGGATGCTTTCCCAACCGTTGACGGTGGCGGGAGCAATCCGCCAGTCCGTGTCGGACAGGACCTCGATGTCCTCGCCATTCGACAAATCGACCCGCAGGCCGAACTGCATGCCCGCCTCCCGGTTGTCGTTGAAACCTTCGACCGCCACCACGTGCCGACCCGGCTTCAACTGCCGGCCGAGTTCATATTCGGTAACACTCCGCCAGTCGCTTCCGGATCCGATCTCACGCCCGTCGAGCATCAGGCGATAGCCGTTGTCGACCGAGATCCGGATCCGCGCGTGCTCGACCTCCGCATCAGCGGGAATGACAAACGACCTCCAGAGCCGGCAGGTCTGCTTGTCGTAGGTCTCCGGACTCCAGATCCACGGACCGACTTCCCACGCCTGCTTTGCCGATGTCACCGCCTCGGCGTTCGATGCCGAACCACTGGCGGACTCCTCCTCGTCCAACGCCTTCAGCGCGCACGACCATCCCATCAGTCCGAAGACGGCGGCGACAGCCACCCGTATTCCGGTAGCGCGATGGACGCATCGGAGGAGCGTCTGCGGGACGCTTGCGATCGCCGACGAATCCGGGTGCGCGACTTTCATGGGTTGGCAGCGACCGCTTCGGTCTCGCCCACCATCCTTCCAGAAACCCGACACGAATCAAACCCGACCTTCTCCCCCTCTCGGGGGATGGACAAACTCCCGCGATCGGCTAGCGTGCTACTGGAAGTTTTTGTTTTCCCCACAGCCGGCGATTCCCTCGTTCCCTTCATTTCGTTGAGCCCTGCCTGACTTCGGTCGCAGGGCATCTTTGTGGCTAAAAATCCATCCGGCAGGGTGATCCCTCGCCGCATCTTCGTACCAACATGAAAAGACCCTACGCCTTCCAAAGGCAGACCCTCCAAGGCACCGGTTTCCCGGCACACCTTCAACCGTCCACGTTCACCTCCGCGCTCGCTTTCGCTGCAATGCTCGCGTGGTCATCATCGGCCGATGCCGGCCAGGATATCTACAACACGGCAGGTACAACCAACTGGGTCTGCCCTCCCGGAGTCACCTCGATCCAGGTCGAATGCTGGGGTGGTGGTGGTGCCGGCGGTTCCGGAAGAAAGGACAATCAAACGAGCACCAACAGTGTTCAGAATGGCGGTGGCGGTGGCGGCGGCGCGTACGCAAGGACGATCGCCGTGCCGGTCACGCCCGGACTGTCCTACACGATCACCATTCCCCCGGCAGCCGTCAGCGGCTCGAACGGCACCACGACCAACAACAGCGGCGCGGTGAACGGAGGAACCGTGACCTTCGTCGGCGATAGCAGTGTCACCGTCACCGCTGCGGGCGGAACGGGAGGCCGGAACGTCTACGTCAACGGCACCAATACCGCGGCCTCGGCCGGAGGAGGAGCCGGTGGCACCACCGCCGCAAGCGTGGGCGATGTGAAATTCGCGGGCGGAGCCGGCGCAGCGGGCACCACCGGAGGAGGCAACGTCAGCGGCGGCGGCGGCGGCGGTGCGGGCGACAGCTCCAACGGTGGCGCCGGCCAGGGTGGAAACAACACCCCGGCAGCTGGCGGTGCCGGAGGTATCGTCGGCGGGGGCAACGGAGGCAACGGCGTGACCGGAGCAACAACCGCCGGCAGCCAGGGACCGGGCGGACCCGGCCAGACGCCGGGAGGAGGTGGCGGTGGCGGCCACAATCTCGGGCAAAACACCCAATTCGGCGGCACCGGCGGCCTTGGGCAGATCGTCATTACCTACACGACCGAGACCATCAAGGCCGACAACACCGACAACCTCGACCTCGGCTCCAGCTGGGTCGGCGGCAACGCCCCGGGCACCGATGCGATCGCGGTCTGTAACAACGTCGTGACCTCCGCCAACACAACCCTTCTCGGAAGCGACACGACATGGGCGGGACTGGCGATCGAGGATCCTGCCGGCTCCGTTTCCATCGACGCCGGCAACACGCTGACCCTCGGCCTGGCGGTCACCGACATCGACATGTCGGCCGCGACCCAGGATCTCACGCTGGACTGCGACCTCAACATGGATGGCGCACATATCTGGAACGTCGCGGCCGGCCGCACGCTCGCCCTTGGCGGCACCATCTCCGGCAGCTCCTCGGTCACCAAGGCCGGCGACGGCACGGCAATCATCTCCGGCACCAACCAATCCACCGGAGGCACCACGGTCACCGCCGGCTCGCTGACCTACGACGTCAGCAGTAGTTACAATCCCGGAGGCACGGGCGGAGCAGCCGGCCTGCTCAACGTCAACGGCGGCAGCGCCGTGGCAACCCTCGCGGGCAGCTACACCGCCACCGGCAACGGCAACGCCTACTGGGAAATCCGCAACGGCGGCGTGCTGAATTTCAGCGGCACCGCGAACGTGGCAGGTGCCGGCGGACTCCGGATCGGTGAAGGCAGCGCCGGCACCATGAACATGACCGGAGGCTCCCTGGACGCCGCGATGAACAGCGGCTCCAACCTCGTCGTCGGCAGAAGCGCTGGAGCAAACGGCACCCTCAACATGACCGGAGGCGTCCTCAGCATCACCAACGGCGGCGGCATTTCGATCGCCAACGTGGCCGGCAACTCCGGCGTGATGACCGTCGGCGGAACCGGGCTGGTGGAATTGCTCAGCACCGGCAACTTCGCCATGGGACCGGGCACCGCCACCTTCAACCTGAACAGCGGCGGAACCTTCGTGCTCGGAGCCAACTCGAGCGCTTCCGGCACCAGCACCTTCAACTTCGATGGCGGCACGCTCAAGGCCGGCCGCTCGAGCACCGCGTTCCTTTCCGCCGGCATAACAGCGGTGAACGTCCTCGCGGGAGGCGCCACCATCGACTCGGATGAATTCAGCATCACCCTCCCCGGGGCGCTGCTGGAGGATGGAGTCTCCACGGGCGGAGGCCTGACCAAACTCGGCGACGGCGTCCTCACCCTCGGCGGTGCGAACACCTACACCGGCACCACCAACGTCAACGCCGGCACCCTCGAGCTATCCAGCGCGGGGACCAGTGTCTCCGATGTCGTTGTGGCAAGCGGAGCCGGAGCCGGAGCGCAGGTCGAGGTCGCCAACGGCCAGCACGCCAGCACAGGTGATCTCGCCCTGGGCAACGGCAGCGCGTTGGTCATCGACTACGGCACCACAGCTCCGAGCACCACGGTCGCTCCCTTGCTGGTCGACAACCTGAGCCTCGGAACCGGCCTCACCCTCGACCTTTCCGGCGATCTCGTGAACACACTCGCGGTGAGCCAGACGTACCCAATCGTCAGCTGGACGACCAGCGGCCCGGCGGACGGCTCCGGATTCACCACCGTCTTCCCCTTCCGCCTCGCAGGCACCTTCAGCGTCGCCGCGAACACGCTCTACTTCACCGTGACCGCCAATGCGATTGGCGCGATCTCGTGGAATACCGGCAATGGCGTCTGGGACACGGCCACCACGAACTGGCTCGATGCGGCCTCCTCGCCCACCACCTTCGCCGACACGCTCGACGATGTGCTGTTCGGCGACGCCGCCGGGGCATCGGGCAATCCCATCGTCACGCTCAACACCACGGTTTCGCCCGTCAGCGTCAAGATGAACAGCTCCAGCCATGACTACACGATCAGCGGCACCGGAGCCATCAGCGGCGACACCGACCTCAACCTCGACGCCGCCAACACGCGGACCCTCACGCTGGCCAACGACAACACCTATTCCGGGGCGACGGCCATTTCCGGGGGAACTCTCAGCCTCGGCGACGGAGGAACCGGCGGCTCGCTCAACACCGCGAGCACCATCAGCCTGGCCACCGGAGGAGTCTTTGCCGTCAACCAGAGCGACACTGTCACGCAGGGCACCGAGTTCTCCGGCGCGCCCATTACCGGCGCAGGGGGCTTCGCCCAGACCGGCAGCGGGACGACCGTTCTGAATGCGGCCAACACCTACTCGGGCACGACCACGGTCAGCGGTGGCACGCTTCAGGCCACGGTCGACAGCGGAGTCAACGGCGTGGGCACCAGCACCTTGTCGATCGGACCGGGATCCACCCTGCTCCTCAATGACACCTTCACGACCTCGGGAGGCACGCTCACCCTCAACAATACCGTCACGGGAACGGGCCTGCTGCAGGTGCAGTTCGCCGCCGACACCAACCCGAGGAATATCCAGATGCCCAACGTCGCGGGATTCAACGGCACGATCCAGCTCTCGTCGCTCGGCACCACGGGGGACAAGTGGAATGCCACGGGCGTCGGAGCCACAGGAGCCGCTCTGGTGATCGACCCGGGCAACACGCTCTACGTGCCCAACGGCGTCAATCCGTCTTTCGCGGGCGGGATCAGCCTCAGCGGCAGCGGCAACAGCGAAGGACGCGGCGCCATCCGACTCTCCAACGGCACCCTGGGTGGAAACATCAGCCTGGCCGGTGATGCGACCATCAATCTGGACAGTTCGGCGGCCAACGTCAGCGGCGACATCAGCAGCGGCGCCGCGGGAACGCAGACCCTGACGCTTGGAGCCACCGCATCGACGGGAGGCACCCTGAGCGGCATCATCGGCGGCGGCACCGGGACACTCAACCTCGCCACCGCGGTAGGCGGCACCCACACGCTGTCGAATGCCAACACCTTCACAGGCACGACCACGATCGGTGCCGGAGTCCTCCAACTCTCCGACATCGGTGCCCTGAGCACGACAACAGGAGTCGCGATGGCCGACGGAACACGGCTCCAGTCGACCCTCGACGGGGCGGTGGTGAATGCTCCGATCTCCATCGGCGGAGGCGGGACGAATGTGACAATCAACGCCCCGACCAACGCGCCGGGTGGAGGTGTTCCTTCAACGCTCGAGTTGAACGGAGTCATCAGCGGGGACGGCAACCTGACCCTGTCGAGCAGCGTCAACCAGAACGCCTTGTCGACCGTGTTGCTCAATGCCCAGAGCACCTATACCGGCAGCACCCTGATCACCCGGATCGGCTCGAATACCGCGACCCAGACGATCGTGAGGCTCGGCATCGACAACGCGCTGCCGGTCACCACCACGGTCACTCTGGATGGCGGCGACGGTGCCGGCACCGGCCGCTTCACGGAGATCAACCTGAATGGCTTCGATCAGGAACTCGCAGGCTTGGCCAACGAGATCCGGGCAACCAGCCGCCGCCAGCGGATCGTCAACAGCAACGCCCTCGACCACGCCACGTTGACCATCAACAGCAGCAGCGACTCCTTCTTCTCCGGTTATCTCGGAGGTGGGGGCGGCTCGGTCTCCGGCACGGCCACTCCGGGATCAACCGGTGGCGACAACTTCAGCTTGGTCAAGAACGGCACCGCCAAGTTCGCGCTCGACGTGACCTCCGGCGCCGGCGGTCTCAGCTACGACGGCGACACCACCGTGAATGCCGGCGTGCTCAGCCTCGGACGGATCAACTCGAACAACGACACCTCGACCGTATCCGTCGCCTCAGGCGCCAGGCTCGAGCTTACCTTCGGCGGCACCGACACGGTGGCCTCGCTGGTACTCGGCGGAGCCACCCAGAACAACGGAGTTTACGGTCACACCAACAGCGGTGCCGACAACGGCGGACAGGGAGTCGGATTCTTCGACTCCTTCTTCGAACCGGGTTCGGGAACGATCACCGTGCAAGGCGGCTACAGCGCATGGGCGGCGATCAACGCTCCGGTCACCGGCAACGATCCGGATGCCGACGAAGACCTCGACGGCGTGCCGAACGGCGTCGAGTACGTCCTCGGCGGAACCATCGGAACCAACGACCTCGACAAGCTGCCGACCGCCTCGACCAGCGGCGCCGACTTCCTCTTCAGCTTCGTCCGCGACCAAGCGTCGATCGATGGCACGACGGCTGTCGTCATCGAAGTGGGCACGACACTTGCCTCGTGGCCCGA is part of the Haloferula helveola genome and encodes:
- a CDS encoding beta strand repeat-containing protein, whose protein sequence is MKRPYAFQRQTLQGTGFPAHLQPSTFTSALAFAAMLAWSSSADAGQDIYNTAGTTNWVCPPGVTSIQVECWGGGGAGGSGRKDNQTSTNSVQNGGGGGGGAYARTIAVPVTPGLSYTITIPPAAVSGSNGTTTNNSGAVNGGTVTFVGDSSVTVTAAGGTGGRNVYVNGTNTAASAGGGAGGTTAASVGDVKFAGGAGAAGTTGGGNVSGGGGGGAGDSSNGGAGQGGNNTPAAGGAGGIVGGGNGGNGVTGATTAGSQGPGGPGQTPGGGGGGGHNLGQNTQFGGTGGLGQIVITYTTETIKADNTDNLDLGSSWVGGNAPGTDAIAVCNNVVTSANTTLLGSDTTWAGLAIEDPAGSVSIDAGNTLTLGLAVTDIDMSAATQDLTLDCDLNMDGAHIWNVAAGRTLALGGTISGSSSVTKAGDGTAIISGTNQSTGGTTVTAGSLTYDVSSSYNPGGTGGAAGLLNVNGGSAVATLAGSYTATGNGNAYWEIRNGGVLNFSGTANVAGAGGLRIGEGSAGTMNMTGGSLDAAMNSGSNLVVGRSAGANGTLNMTGGVLSITNGGGISIANVAGNSGVMTVGGTGLVELLSTGNFAMGPGTATFNLNSGGTFVLGANSSASGTSTFNFDGGTLKAGRSSTAFLSAGITAVNVLAGGATIDSDEFSITLPGALLEDGVSTGGGLTKLGDGVLTLGGANTYTGTTNVNAGTLELSSAGTSVSDVVVASGAGAGAQVEVANGQHASTGDLALGNGSALVIDYGTTAPSTTVAPLLVDNLSLGTGLTLDLSGDLVNTLAVSQTYPIVSWTTSGPADGSGFTTVFPFRLAGTFSVAANTLYFTVTANAIGAISWNTGNGVWDTATTNWLDAASSPTTFADTLDDVLFGDAAGASGNPIVTLNTTVSPVSVKMNSSSHDYTISGTGAISGDTDLNLDAANTRTLTLANDNTYSGATAISGGTLSLGDGGTGGSLNTASTISLATGGVFAVNQSDTVTQGTEFSGAPITGAGGFAQTGSGTTVLNAANTYSGTTTVSGGTLQATVDSGVNGVGTSTLSIGPGSTLLLNDTFTTSGGTLTLNNTVTGTGLLQVQFAADTNPRNIQMPNVAGFNGTIQLSSLGTTGDKWNATGVGATGAALVIDPGNTLYVPNGVNPSFAGGISLSGSGNSEGRGAIRLSNGTLGGNISLAGDATINLDSSAANVSGDISSGAAGTQTLTLGATASTGGTLSGIIGGGTGTLNLATAVGGTHTLSNANTFTGTTTIGAGVLQLSDIGALSTTTGVAMADGTRLQSTLDGAVVNAPISIGGGGTNVTINAPTNAPGGGVPSTLELNGVISGDGNLTLSSSVNQNALSTVLLNAQSTYTGSTLITRIGSNTATQTIVRLGIDNALPVTTTVTLDGGDGAGTGRFTEINLNGFDQELAGLANEIRATSRRQRIVNSNALDHATLTINSSSDSFFSGYLGGGGGSVSGTATPGSTGGDNFSLVKNGTAKFALDVTSGAGGLSYDGDTTVNAGVLSLGRINSNNDTSTVSVASGARLELTFGGTDTVASLVLGGATQNNGVYGHTNSGADNGGQGVGFFDSFFEPGSGTITVQGGYSAWAAINAPVTGNDPDADEDLDGVPNGVEYVLGGTIGTNDLDKLPTASTSGADFLFSFVRDQASIDGTTAVVIEVGTTLASWPDVYAVPGGATANNPGVTVVKDSPSAGFDTITLTLPRAPDPAKFGRLKVTP